One Sediminibacillus dalangtanensis genomic region harbors:
- a CDS encoding response regulator transcription factor, whose amino-acid sequence MNRKVLIVDDEESIVTLLKYNIEQAGFQTDVAYDGQTAVQKAVQENFDMIVLDIMLPELDGTEVCKLLRQKQIDTPILMLTAKDDEFDKVLGLELGADDYLTKPFSPKEVVARIKAILRRTNKQPAEAELSFLKIADLVIYPEQYEAVMKGEPLLFTRKEFELLLYLAKHKGKVLSRDQLLSAVWNYDFVGDTRIVDVHVSHLREKIEPDTKHPVYIKTIRGLGYKMEDHLNGIG is encoded by the coding sequence ATGAACCGAAAGGTATTAATAGTGGACGACGAGGAATCGATTGTGACCTTGTTGAAATACAACATAGAACAAGCAGGGTTTCAAACCGATGTAGCTTATGACGGGCAGACAGCAGTCCAAAAAGCGGTTCAGGAAAATTTCGATATGATTGTTCTTGACATCATGCTTCCTGAGTTGGATGGTACGGAAGTGTGCAAACTGCTAAGGCAAAAACAGATAGACACACCTATTTTGATGTTGACTGCCAAGGATGATGAATTTGATAAAGTGCTGGGTCTTGAGTTAGGTGCTGATGATTATCTTACAAAGCCGTTCAGCCCGAAGGAAGTTGTCGCCCGGATCAAAGCGATACTGCGAAGAACGAACAAGCAGCCTGCTGAAGCGGAGTTATCTTTTCTGAAAATAGCCGACTTAGTGATTTATCCGGAACAATACGAAGCAGTTATGAAGGGAGAACCGCTATTATTTACAAGAAAAGAATTCGAACTTTTACTATATTTGGCCAAGCATAAAGGTAAGGTATTATCGAGGGATCAATTGCTGAGCGCTGTATGGAATTATGATTTTGTTGGAGATACACGCATCGTAGATGTTCATGTCAGCCATTTGCGGGAGAAAATCGAGCCTGATACAAAACACCCTGTCTACATCAAAACCATCAGGGGACTAGGGTACAAAATGGAGGATCATTTAAATGGGATCGGTTAA
- a CDS encoding glyceraldehyde-3-phosphate dehydrogenase — translation MTTRIAINGFGRIGRMVFRRAICDNELDIVAINASYPSETIAHLINYDSVHGKFSPEVKAVSDGVLVNGKKVLLVSNRTPRELPWGELEIDLVIEATGKFKTREAAGQHLDAGAKQVIITAPGKNVDATIVMGVNQADFQPENHRVISAASCTTNCLAPLLKVLHHEFGIEHGLLTTVHAFTNDQQSLDNPHKDLRRARGCTQSIIPTTTGAAEAIKDVIPAMEGKLKGIALRVPTPNVSLVDLTVDLQKDVTPDKVNECFRRASEESMDGIIQYSDQPLVSIDYTTSDFSAVVDGLSTMVVAENNLKIIAWYDNEWGYACRVVDLARFISMALAKQERYQYS, via the coding sequence ATGACTACTCGTATAGCAATTAATGGGTTCGGTAGGATTGGGCGGATGGTGTTCAGAAGGGCAATTTGCGACAACGAATTGGATATAGTCGCCATTAATGCCAGTTACCCTTCAGAAACCATCGCACATTTAATCAATTATGACAGCGTTCATGGAAAATTTTCGCCTGAAGTGAAAGCGGTTTCGGACGGTGTGCTGGTTAACGGAAAAAAAGTTCTGCTTGTCTCCAACCGGACTCCGCGCGAGCTTCCCTGGGGAGAGTTGGAAATAGACCTTGTTATCGAAGCGACAGGAAAATTTAAAACGAGAGAAGCAGCTGGACAGCATTTGGATGCTGGGGCTAAGCAAGTCATCATTACTGCACCCGGCAAAAATGTGGATGCCACGATTGTTATGGGTGTAAATCAAGCGGATTTTCAGCCGGAAAACCATCGGGTAATATCTGCAGCCTCTTGCACAACAAATTGTCTGGCACCATTGCTAAAAGTTCTTCATCATGAATTTGGTATAGAACATGGTTTGTTGACCACGGTTCATGCTTTTACAAATGACCAGCAGAGCCTAGATAATCCGCATAAGGATTTACGAAGAGCGCGCGGCTGTACACAGTCGATTATCCCTACCACCACTGGAGCTGCAGAAGCAATTAAGGATGTAATACCTGCCATGGAGGGAAAACTAAAAGGAATCGCCTTACGTGTACCTACGCCGAATGTTTCATTGGTCGATTTGACCGTTGACCTGCAAAAAGACGTCACTCCCGACAAAGTAAACGAATGCTTTAGACGAGCCAGCGAGGAGTCAATGGATGGCATCATTCAATATAGTGATCAGCCGCTAGTTTCCATCGATTACACAACTTCCGATTTTTCAGCAGTGGTAGATGGGTTATCGACGATGGTCGTTGCCGAGAATAACTTGAAAATCATCGCATGGTATGACAATGAATGGGGATACGCCTGTCGCGTAGTAGATCTTGCCAGATTTATCTCCATGGCTTTAGCCAAACAGGAACGATATCAGTATTCCTGA
- the nrdR gene encoding transcriptional regulator NrdR: MRCPNCQFKSTKVLDSRPIEEGRSIRRRRECEECSFRFTTFERLEEVPLIVVKKEGTREEYSREKLMRGLIKACEKRPVALEQIESIAVEVEKELRNRGTSEVQSKEIGEMVMDRLSSVDEVAYVRFASVYRQFKDISVFLDELKDLIRSDNK; encoded by the coding sequence ATGAGATGTCCTAACTGCCAATTTAAAAGTACAAAAGTGCTTGATTCCCGTCCGATTGAAGAAGGCCGTTCAATTAGAAGAAGAAGAGAATGCGAAGAATGTTCTTTTCGTTTTACAACATTTGAAAGGCTGGAAGAAGTACCATTGATTGTCGTCAAAAAAGAAGGGACAAGAGAAGAGTACAGTCGGGAAAAGTTGATGAGAGGGTTGATCAAGGCTTGCGAGAAGCGTCCAGTAGCGTTGGAACAAATCGAATCGATTGCCGTAGAAGTAGAAAAAGAACTGCGTAACAGAGGTACCTCTGAGGTGCAAAGCAAAGAAATTGGCGAGATGGTCATGGATCGGCTTTCTTCTGTAGATGAAGTAGCATATGTCCGGTTTGCTTCTGTGTACAGACAGTTTAAAGATATTAGTGTTTTTTTGGATGAATTGAAGGATTTGATACGGTCGGATAATAAATAA
- the polA gene encoding DNA polymerase I translates to MTNKLILIDGNSIAYRAFFALPLLNNDKGVYTNAIYGFTNMLLKILETEKPTHMLVAFDAGKTTFRHKTYKEYKGGRQKTPPELSEQFPLLRDLLDAFSIPHYQLEQYEADDIIGTLAKQGEGKEWEVNVISGDKDLLQLVSDKVTVSLTKKGLSDIDAYTPSFMLEKMEVKPEQIIDMKALMGDSSDNIPGVPGIGQKTAVKLLKQYETLDNLFDHLDEVSGKKLKEKLENHKQDAYMSKELVTISCDSPLEIGLEDLPYPGYQAHKVSAIFKELGFQSLLSRLDGEGAEDAEPREELPELNVSILEEITEDVFTGEEAVVVEMLQDNYHSAPIEGIGIVNAQHNYFVPTEAALESTAFKQWAEDPSMKKYVFDAKKTTVALLNKGIDVKGITFDLLLASYLINPSENHHDIPAICHRMGEKGVLYDEEVYGKGAKLKVPEQELLADHVSRKTGLIYQLKDRMEEQLKENQQFELFDELEMPLAVILGEMEHTGVRVDIKRLEEMGTELQRRLKEIEEKVFELAGEEFNLNSPKQLGPILFEKLGLPVIKKTKTGYSTSADILEQLQDQHEIIPNLLLYRQLGKLQSTYIEGLLKVVHRDNDKIHTRFNQALTQTGRLSSTDPNLQNIPIRLEEGRKIRQAFTASKEDWIVFAADYSQIELRVLAHIANDEKLIEAFNDNKDIHTQTAMEVFHVAEDEITPNMRRQAKAVNFGIVYGISDYGLSQSLGITRKEAKKFIDRYLDTYLGVRDYMEEIIQEAKQTGYVSTMMNRRRYLPDITSRNFNKRSFAERTAMNTPIQGSAADIIKLAMINLHQKLKDEQVEARMLLQVHDELILEAPNREIDKLKTIVPSAMESAIELNVPLKVDYAYGKTWYDAK, encoded by the coding sequence ATGACCAATAAACTTATCCTTATTGATGGCAATAGTATTGCCTATCGGGCTTTTTTTGCCTTGCCGCTATTGAACAATGACAAAGGTGTTTATACCAACGCTATATATGGATTCACCAACATGCTGCTGAAAATACTGGAGACAGAAAAACCGACCCATATGCTGGTCGCCTTTGACGCAGGAAAAACTACCTTCCGTCATAAAACATACAAGGAGTACAAAGGCGGGAGACAAAAAACGCCGCCTGAGCTTTCTGAACAGTTCCCGTTGCTTCGTGACTTGTTGGATGCTTTCAGTATTCCTCATTATCAGCTGGAGCAATACGAGGCGGACGATATCATCGGAACTCTTGCTAAACAGGGTGAGGGCAAGGAATGGGAAGTAAACGTCATATCTGGTGATAAGGACCTTCTTCAGCTTGTTTCTGATAAAGTCACGGTTAGCTTGACGAAAAAAGGACTTAGCGATATCGATGCCTATACCCCTTCCTTCATGCTGGAAAAAATGGAAGTAAAACCAGAACAAATCATTGATATGAAAGCCTTGATGGGGGATAGTTCTGACAATATTCCCGGTGTACCGGGAATTGGTCAAAAAACGGCTGTCAAACTGTTGAAGCAATATGAAACACTTGATAATCTTTTTGACCATTTGGATGAAGTCAGTGGGAAAAAGCTGAAGGAAAAACTCGAAAACCATAAGCAGGATGCCTATATGAGTAAAGAACTGGTGACGATATCTTGTGACTCTCCCCTGGAAATAGGCTTGGAAGATCTTCCATACCCCGGGTATCAAGCACATAAAGTAAGTGCCATTTTCAAAGAATTGGGTTTTCAATCCCTGTTAAGCAGACTAGATGGCGAGGGTGCAGAGGATGCAGAACCAAGGGAAGAGCTGCCAGAATTAAATGTATCCATTCTCGAGGAGATCACCGAGGATGTGTTCACAGGAGAAGAAGCTGTGGTGGTAGAAATGCTGCAGGACAACTACCATTCAGCTCCGATAGAAGGAATCGGTATCGTCAATGCCCAGCACAACTACTTTGTCCCAACCGAAGCAGCATTGGAATCTACTGCTTTCAAACAGTGGGCAGAAGACCCTTCCATGAAAAAATATGTTTTTGATGCAAAGAAGACGACGGTCGCTTTGCTGAATAAGGGCATAGACGTAAAAGGTATTACTTTTGATTTGCTGCTAGCTTCCTATCTAATCAATCCTTCCGAGAATCATCACGATATCCCGGCTATTTGCCATCGAATGGGAGAAAAAGGGGTGTTGTATGACGAAGAAGTATATGGGAAAGGCGCGAAACTGAAGGTGCCAGAGCAGGAACTGCTTGCCGACCATGTATCCAGAAAAACCGGGTTGATCTATCAGTTAAAAGACAGAATGGAAGAGCAGTTGAAAGAAAATCAGCAGTTTGAACTGTTTGATGAATTGGAAATGCCACTTGCGGTTATCCTGGGTGAAATGGAACACACTGGTGTGCGGGTAGATATAAAGCGGCTGGAGGAAATGGGTACAGAACTCCAGCGCCGTCTCAAGGAAATCGAAGAGAAAGTGTTTGAGCTTGCTGGTGAGGAATTCAACTTGAACTCGCCAAAACAATTGGGGCCGATTTTGTTTGAAAAACTCGGCTTGCCTGTTATCAAAAAAACGAAAACAGGTTATTCCACCTCTGCGGATATTTTGGAACAGTTACAGGATCAGCATGAAATCATACCGAACTTGTTATTGTACAGGCAGTTAGGGAAATTGCAGTCAACGTATATAGAAGGATTGTTGAAAGTGGTCCATAGAGACAACGATAAAATCCACACGCGTTTCAACCAAGCACTAACACAAACGGGCAGATTGAGTTCGACGGATCCGAACTTACAAAACATCCCGATTCGCCTGGAAGAAGGAAGGAAAATCAGACAGGCGTTTACAGCTTCTAAAGAGGATTGGATTGTATTTGCAGCCGATTATTCGCAAATTGAGCTGCGTGTCTTAGCACACATAGCCAATGACGAAAAACTAATTGAAGCTTTCAATGACAACAAAGACATTCATACGCAAACTGCTATGGAGGTTTTTCATGTTGCTGAAGACGAGATAACCCCGAATATGCGCAGGCAGGCGAAGGCCGTCAATTTCGGAATAGTCTATGGAATAAGCGATTATGGGTTATCGCAGAGCCTGGGAATTACTAGGAAAGAAGCGAAAAAATTTATCGACCGGTATTTGGATACCTATTTGGGTGTAAGAGATTATATGGAGGAAATCATTCAGGAGGCGAAGCAAACGGGCTACGTTTCCACGATGATGAATCGGAGAAGATACCTTCCTGATATCACCAGCCGAAATTTCAACAAACGGAGCTTTGCCGAACGGACAGCAATGAATACGCCGATCCAAGGTAGTGCTGCTGATATTATCAAACTGGCGATGATCAATCTTCATCAGAAATTGAAGGACGAGCAAGTGGAAGCAAGAATGTTGCTTCAAGTACACGATGAATTGATTTTGGAAGCACCAAACAGGGAAATTGATAAATTGAAAACCATTGTCCCCTCGGCGATGGAAAGTGCAATTGAATTGAACGTACCATTAAAAGTAGATTATGCTTATGGGAAGACTTGGTATGATGCAAAATAG
- the pnpS gene encoding two-component system histidine kinase PnpS produces MGSVNIRPFLSYLFVVVLIFTGMAVIILPLLEFTERIIGLCSLLGGLIVFLVLIMNVFEKYIKPIQSAARVADELVQGNYKARTYVSYFGEAGKLSNSINVLARSLQQITLQEKMQENQMSTVIDNMESGLMLIDEKGYVHMVNRKFLSIFGSTEKDYLGFLYYDVLDKEKIHKAVQEAFLYEEKVKVSFSITSGLERKAVEAVGAPIFNDKRELKGAVLVFHDITELKRLEEMRKDFVANVSHELKTPITSIKGFAETLLEGAMEDTELRRQFLEIILKESGRLQTLIYDLLELSKLEKEELRLEYTEVNVPSLVHDLLPVVKQQADKKQIELTADLPDQLAAVVDEERLKQVLINLLNNAVNYTQEQGKVALTILRNVDKLKITVADTGIGVPEKAQSRIFERFYRVDRARSRNTGGTGLGLAIVKHIIEAHKGSIYLDSKLNEGTVFTVELPLKPEHFQ; encoded by the coding sequence ATGGGATCGGTTAATATACGGCCCTTTCTAAGCTACCTTTTTGTGGTTGTGCTAATTTTTACTGGGATGGCTGTCATTATTCTTCCGCTTCTCGAATTTACGGAAAGAATAATTGGCCTTTGCAGCCTTCTTGGCGGATTAATTGTTTTTTTGGTTTTGATTATGAATGTTTTTGAAAAATACATAAAACCCATTCAGTCAGCAGCCAGGGTAGCAGACGAACTAGTGCAAGGAAACTACAAGGCGAGAACTTATGTCAGCTATTTCGGAGAGGCCGGCAAGCTGAGTAATTCCATTAATGTATTGGCAAGAAGCTTGCAGCAGATCACATTACAGGAAAAAATGCAGGAAAATCAGATGAGCACCGTGATTGACAATATGGAAAGCGGTTTGATGCTGATTGACGAAAAAGGCTATGTCCACATGGTCAATCGGAAATTTTTATCCATATTTGGTTCGACCGAAAAAGATTACTTGGGATTTTTATATTATGATGTTTTGGACAAGGAGAAGATACATAAAGCAGTCCAGGAAGCATTTCTTTACGAAGAAAAGGTGAAGGTCTCCTTTTCGATCACTTCGGGCCTGGAACGAAAAGCGGTAGAAGCAGTCGGCGCCCCGATTTTTAATGATAAACGGGAGCTGAAAGGTGCAGTACTGGTTTTTCATGATATTACGGAGTTAAAGAGACTGGAAGAAATGCGTAAGGATTTTGTCGCAAATGTTTCCCACGAATTAAAAACACCGATTACTTCTATCAAAGGTTTTGCTGAAACATTGTTGGAAGGAGCGATGGAAGATACAGAACTCCGACGGCAATTCTTAGAAATTATTTTAAAAGAGAGTGGGCGTCTCCAGACTTTAATTTACGATTTATTGGAATTGTCCAAATTGGAAAAAGAAGAGTTGCGATTGGAATATACAGAAGTGAATGTTCCGTCGTTAGTCCATGACTTACTGCCTGTGGTCAAGCAGCAGGCAGATAAAAAGCAGATTGAGTTGACTGCCGATCTTCCGGATCAGCTGGCGGCTGTGGTAGACGAAGAACGGCTGAAGCAGGTATTGATCAATCTACTGAATAATGCAGTCAATTACACACAGGAACAGGGAAAAGTGGCTTTGACTATCCTACGGAATGTTGACAAGTTAAAGATAACCGTTGCCGATACTGGAATCGGAGTACCAGAAAAGGCCCAAAGCAGGATCTTTGAACGTTTTTATCGTGTTGACAGGGCGAGAAGCAGAAATACCGGTGGTACGGGGCTTGGTTTGGCGATTGTAAAGCATATTATTGAAGCGCACAAGGGTTCGATCTATTTGGATAGCAAACTAAACGAAGGAACGGTGTTCACGGTTGAATTGCCGTTAAAGCCGGAGCATTTTCAATGA
- the mutM gene encoding DNA-formamidopyrimidine glycosylase has product MPELPEVETIRKTLLELVKNKQIADVKVYWDNIIKQPTDVHVFKQLLPGQRILDIDRRGKFLLFELDDYTLISHLRMEGNYGVYQQHEPVLNHTHVVFTFTDGSELRYKDVRKFGTMHLVEKGTANQQKPLSQLGPDPFSPAFDFAVFYQKVHKSERTIKSILLDQTVIAGLGNIYVDESLFKAGIHPERKGTSLSKKEVSVIHQKAVETLEQAIEQGGTTIRSYVNSQGQIGMFQQELFVYGQENEPCKRCGGPITKIKVGGRGTHICLTCQE; this is encoded by the coding sequence ATGCCAGAATTGCCTGAAGTGGAAACAATAAGAAAAACATTATTGGAACTTGTAAAAAATAAACAAATTGCGGATGTAAAAGTGTATTGGGATAACATAATCAAACAGCCAACGGATGTTCACGTATTTAAACAACTGCTTCCCGGGCAAAGAATCCTTGATATCGACCGACGGGGGAAATTTTTGTTGTTCGAACTGGATGATTATACATTGATTTCCCATTTGCGCATGGAAGGAAATTACGGTGTTTATCAACAGCATGAGCCTGTGTTGAATCATACGCATGTTGTATTCACATTCACCGATGGCAGTGAGCTTCGTTACAAAGATGTAAGGAAATTCGGTACGATGCATTTGGTTGAAAAAGGAACAGCAAACCAGCAAAAACCTTTAAGTCAGCTCGGCCCTGATCCATTCAGCCCAGCATTCGATTTTGCCGTTTTTTATCAAAAGGTCCATAAAAGTGAACGAACGATTAAATCGATTTTATTGGATCAGACGGTGATTGCAGGATTGGGCAATATTTATGTCGATGAGTCGCTGTTCAAAGCAGGCATTCATCCAGAGAGAAAGGGAACCAGTTTATCTAAGAAAGAAGTTTCTGTCATCCATCAAAAGGCTGTCGAAACATTGGAACAGGCAATTGAACAAGGAGGTACTACCATCCGCTCTTACGTAAACAGTCAGGGGCAAATTGGTATGTTTCAGCAGGAATTGTTTGTTTATGGACAGGAAAACGAACCATGCAAAAGATGTGGAGGACCTATAACCAAAATCAAAGTAGGTGGCAGAGGAACACATATTTGCTTAACCTGTCAAGAATAG
- the speD gene encoding adenosylmethionine decarboxylase — MDTMGRHVIAELWECNIDKLNDMGLIEKIFVNAALKAGAEIREVAFHKFAPYGVSGVVIISESHLTIHSFPEHGYASIDVYTCGDIIDPNVAAEYIAESLESNRSEKVEVPRGMGPVEVSQFKAL, encoded by the coding sequence ATGGATACAATGGGCAGACACGTTATTGCAGAACTATGGGAATGTAATATAGATAAACTGAATGATATGGGATTAATCGAGAAGATTTTCGTGAATGCAGCTTTAAAAGCCGGAGCCGAAATTCGCGAGGTTGCTTTTCATAAATTTGCTCCTTATGGTGTGAGCGGCGTCGTGATTATTTCAGAATCCCATTTAACAATCCACAGCTTCCCGGAACATGGATACGCAAGCATCGATGTCTATACGTGTGGTGATATTATCGATCCAAACGTAGCTGCGGAATATATTGCTGAATCGCTTGAGTCGAATCGTAGCGAAAAAGTAGAAGTACCGCGGGGAATGGGTCCTGTGGAAGTCAGCCAGTTTAAAGCCTTATAA
- the ytaF gene encoding sporulation membrane protein YtaF produces the protein MADISTFVLLAFAVSLDSFMVGFTYGLRKMAIRPRTILLIAIITAVVFYISMLIGSVIASFLDPSVAEMIGGTVLILIGIWVVYQFFRTDNTQPEQPIVLKFEIKSLGIVIEILKKPMAADFDKSGNITGIEALLLGLALSVDSFGAGIGAAMLGFPPLLAACGIGATTGIFLTGGLKSGYLFSYWRWLQQLTFLPGLILIVIGIIKIT, from the coding sequence ATGGCTGATATCTCCACCTTTGTGCTGCTTGCTTTTGCTGTCAGCTTGGACAGTTTCATGGTCGGATTTACTTATGGATTACGGAAAATGGCAATAAGACCCCGGACTATCCTTCTAATCGCGATAATAACGGCCGTAGTTTTTTATATTTCCATGTTGATCGGCTCCGTAATTGCTTCTTTTCTGGATCCTTCAGTAGCAGAAATGATCGGTGGAACAGTACTTATATTGATTGGCATTTGGGTCGTTTACCAGTTTTTCCGAACCGATAATACGCAACCGGAACAGCCGATTGTCTTGAAATTTGAAATAAAGTCGCTTGGTATTGTCATCGAAATATTAAAAAAACCGATGGCGGCTGACTTTGATAAATCTGGAAACATAACCGGGATAGAAGCTTTGCTGCTTGGTTTGGCGTTGTCTGTTGACTCTTTTGGTGCAGGGATTGGGGCAGCCATGCTTGGGTTCCCACCATTGCTGGCAGCTTGTGGCATTGGTGCCACTACTGGAATTTTTTTGACTGGAGGATTGAAAAGCGGCTACTTATTCTCTTATTGGCGTTGGCTGCAGCAATTGACATTTCTTCCCGGTTTGATTCTCATCGTAATCGGGATCATAAAAATTACCTGA
- a CDS encoding replication initiation and membrane attachment family protein, translated as MNHQHIGKLLPIDGFAIKTTAALSLDSLQSLTHLYQPLVGSDAISLYHTLMSECQLRNNHQELQTHHTLMNYLSLPLDKLYQARLKLEGIGLLSTYKTEQEQKNVYTYQLNPPFLPMDFFNDGMLSQLLYHHLGEKKHAELLQLFDIEGHDHLEGEEVTMEFAEVFDTRIHHFAAPDSPREEKQQESQKGIAHLDKEVDFSWIEQMLQKRMIPSRSVLTAANKKLIRQMTVLYDLPVQDLESAVIWAINEDNQLDAKEFKSACHDLFQASARKADIKLVEKQAGSVKAENPTEVPESKEEQFVKMLEGISPKQLLEDLSGGNQASAQDLKTIRDVMTQQGLSPGVMNVLVHYVLLKTDMKLSKAYLEKIASHWARKNVKTVKQAMALAKSENQKYQQWGSAKQSYRRPAQKEVIPDWFKERKAQQNGKTAKETETSIDKEENQEDLGELIKSYLENGS; from the coding sequence GTGAATCATCAACATATTGGTAAATTACTCCCGATCGACGGATTTGCTATAAAGACAACCGCGGCCTTATCTCTGGACAGTCTGCAATCTTTGACCCATTTGTATCAGCCGCTTGTCGGCAGTGATGCCATCTCTTTATATCACACACTGATGAGTGAGTGCCAATTAAGAAACAACCACCAGGAGCTGCAAACCCATCACACGTTGATGAATTACTTGTCTCTTCCGCTTGATAAGTTGTATCAGGCACGTTTGAAACTGGAAGGCATCGGCTTATTGAGCACATATAAAACGGAACAAGAACAAAAGAATGTATATACATACCAGTTGAATCCTCCTTTTTTGCCGATGGATTTTTTTAATGATGGAATGCTGTCACAGTTGCTTTATCATCACCTTGGCGAAAAAAAACATGCGGAATTGCTCCAGTTGTTTGACATAGAGGGTCATGATCACCTAGAAGGTGAAGAGGTAACCATGGAATTCGCGGAGGTATTTGATACACGCATCCACCATTTTGCTGCTCCCGATTCCCCGAGAGAAGAAAAGCAGCAAGAAAGCCAGAAAGGCATTGCTCATCTTGACAAGGAAGTTGATTTTTCCTGGATTGAACAAATGCTGCAAAAAAGGATGATACCCTCCCGTTCTGTCTTGACAGCAGCCAACAAAAAACTGATTCGGCAAATGACCGTGTTGTATGATTTGCCTGTTCAAGACTTGGAAAGCGCCGTGATTTGGGCTATCAATGAAGATAATCAGCTGGACGCAAAGGAATTCAAATCTGCCTGCCATGATTTATTCCAAGCCTCTGCAAGAAAGGCCGATATAAAACTGGTGGAAAAACAGGCTGGCAGTGTAAAAGCTGAAAATCCAACAGAAGTACCGGAAAGCAAGGAAGAACAGTTTGTGAAGATGCTGGAAGGAATTTCGCCAAAACAGCTGTTAGAAGATTTATCGGGCGGCAACCAAGCCTCGGCACAGGATTTAAAAACAATCAGAGATGTGATGACACAGCAAGGACTTTCGCCAGGTGTCATGAATGTGTTGGTTCATTATGTACTTTTAAAAACAGACATGAAACTATCCAAGGCTTATTTAGAAAAAATAGCGAGTCACTGGGCCAGGAAAAATGTGAAAACAGTGAAACAGGCAATGGCTCTAGCCAAATCGGAGAATCAAAAATATCAGCAATGGGGTTCTGCAAAGCAAAGTTATCGTAGACCTGCCCAAAAAGAGGTAATCCCAGACTGGTTTAAGGAAAGAAAAGCGCAACAGAATGGAAAAACTGCGAAAGAGACAGAAACTTCCATCGATAAAGAAGAAAACCAGGAAGACCTTGGCGAACTGATAAAAAGCTATTTGGAAAATGGCAGCTAG
- a CDS encoding cytosolic protein, translating into MSFRQTITKYFGNHAETSENHWDANLQTHYFKTTKEKGLQAVEEYFKRSGSYEIVAQSKEHGEISVNYTGGRKAFIIATVIMVKPYRTAIDFSVTTESVLPFDFGFSHNLIPKLYSQLKKELTFLETSMTKNADL; encoded by the coding sequence ATGAGTTTTCGACAAACAATCACAAAGTATTTCGGCAATCATGCCGAAACCAGTGAAAATCATTGGGATGCAAATTTACAGACACATTATTTTAAAACGACAAAAGAAAAAGGCTTACAGGCTGTTGAGGAATACTTTAAACGGTCCGGTTCCTATGAGATAGTAGCTCAATCGAAAGAGCACGGAGAAATCAGCGTCAATTACACCGGTGGAAGAAAAGCTTTCATTATTGCTACGGTCATTATGGTAAAACCTTATCGAACTGCAATTGACTTTTCAGTGACGACCGAATCGGTCCTCCCGTTTGATTTCGGATTCAGCCATAACCTGATTCCCAAATTGTACAGCCAGCTAAAGAAAGAACTAACTTTTTTGGAAACATCGATGACGAAGAATGCTGATTTATAA
- the coaE gene encoding dephospho-CoA kinase (Dephospho-CoA kinase (CoaE) performs the final step in coenzyme A biosynthesis.), with protein MALVIGLTGGIASGKSTIAGIFAEWNIPIVDADIISRQVVEKGEAAYEQIVDLFGEDVLLSDGNLDRGKLGSIIFKDKEKREQLNNIVHPAVRKKMLEQRDAYADKGEAAVVLDIPLLYESGLTHFVDKVLVVYVDEPTQRQRLMDRNGFSEEEAIDRMNSQLPLEKKAKMADEIIDNNGSVESSRQQLLTILKKWEVPL; from the coding sequence ATGGCACTTGTAATCGGACTGACTGGAGGGATTGCCAGCGGGAAAAGTACCATTGCCGGCATTTTTGCCGAATGGAATATTCCTATAGTAGATGCAGATATTATTTCCAGACAGGTAGTAGAAAAGGGAGAGGCTGCATATGAGCAAATTGTCGATCTATTCGGTGAAGATGTGCTTCTCTCCGATGGGAATTTAGATCGTGGAAAATTGGGCAGTATTATTTTCAAAGATAAAGAAAAAAGAGAACAACTTAATAATATCGTCCATCCAGCAGTAAGAAAAAAAATGCTGGAACAACGAGACGCATATGCAGATAAGGGGGAAGCGGCCGTCGTACTGGATATTCCATTGTTATATGAGAGCGGCCTTACACATTTTGTTGATAAGGTACTGGTAGTTTATGTAGATGAACCAACACAACGGCAACGGTTGATGGATCGAAATGGCTTTTCTGAAGAAGAAGCAATCGACCGCATGAATTCCCAGCTTCCCTTAGAGAAAAAAGCAAAAATGGCAGATGAAATAATTGATAATAATGGCAGTGTGGAGTCATCCCGTCAGCAGCTGCTCACCATTTTAAAAAAATGGGAAGTTCCTCTCTAA